Genomic window (Eptesicus fuscus isolate TK198812 chromosome 17, DD_ASM_mEF_20220401, whole genome shotgun sequence):
ACCGCTCCTTTCCCTCCACTCCTTCCCGTCCGCTCCTTCCTGTCCACTCTCCCACCCGGGCCGCGTGGCGGCACCCAGCCTGTGCCCAGAGAAACCTGGCCTGGCGGCCTCGCCTGACTCCAAGGAATCGCCTTTTGTGAGGTTTCCATTCCCAAAGGGAGCGCCAGGGAACCCctttcataagtttattttgttaatcctccccaaggacaattttccattgatttttaggaagagtggaagagagagtgagagacagagagaaacaccgatgtgagagagacccatcgattggttgcctcctgtatgagccctgaccagggtcttggctagggaggagcctgcaactgaggtaggtgcccttgaccagaatcgaacccgggacccattggtccacaggccgatgctctacccactgagtcaaccaaccggccagggcctttccCAGAGTTCTAACGCACCGGCCTCTCCACCTTCCAGGACATGGACCAAATTCCACACGTCAGACCCCAGCATCGCCCCCGGGAAGTACTCCCCGCTAGAGAAAGAGATCCTGGTAAGAGAACcatcatggggggggggggggtgaggggtggggactgCGGCAGGCGGTCACCCGGGGGAGCCGGAGGTTCCCAAACAGCCGCGGTCCAGACGGAAGTCTCCCAAGCAGGACGCAGGCTGGCGAGTTGGCTAGTGGCTTCGGCGCCTGCAGAGCAGAGTGCCCTCTTGTTCCAAAGCCCCAGGAGGACGAGAGCGACAGCAGGACCCAGGGCAGAGGCGCCGCGCCTGAGCCTTACCTGGCGCCAgctgctctcacagggatggttCCGGAAGCTTCCCGGTGGCCCCGTGAGTCCACACAATTCCTTCCAGTTCATGGGAGGCAAGGAgagtccagccctggctggtgtggctcagtggacagagcgtaggtctgcggactgaagggtcccggattcgatgcccgggttgtggactcaatctcaGTGTacagcttcctctctgaaatcaataaaaatacactgagaggccagattatgatgatctctgaacacataataatctggccactcagtgtatatcctatagaataaaaggctcatatgcaaattgtcccctcgaccaggagttcaaccagcaggcagaccagccaaccgcccatgtcccctccccctgtccaggctggctgaaccccacccatgcacgaattcatgcaccgggcctctaatatatatatatatatatatatatatatatatatatatatatatatacacacacacacactgagtggccagattattatgcgttcagagatcataaaaatcgggccactcagtgtatattaaaaaaataaaataaaagacaccattgaaaaaaaaaaaggagagctgGAGTTTGAACCCAGGCTTGTCTCGGGCACGCTGAGTGGtggcgggaggaggggccgccAGCCCCCGCGCGTCCCGGGCCATGCTGACGCCTCCTCTGGTTGCCAGCGTCTAGGTGGCGTGCACACCGTGGCCTCCAGAAGGTTCCTGACGCacaagcaggaggaggagcggaAGATGCTGCGCGAGCTGCAGCTGCGCTCCTCGGACTACAAGCAGGTGCTGGAGTACAGGAAGCAGTTCTCCCCGGCCTGCGCCGCCTGCGGGCTCCTCGAGAAGATCTGGACGGCCAAGGTGACCGTGTCCCCGGAGGAGCTCCGGGTGCCGCCGCGCGAGAGGCTGGACATCTGCCGGCACGTGGAGCGCATGCAGTTCGCGCGGGCGCTGCGCCACCACAGGCCGCTGCCCGCCATCGAGAGGGCTAGGCCCCCCGGCGGCCCGCCCGGAGACGGCCCCCCCGCGGCCACGGGCGAGGGCGGGGTGGACGGCGAGGCCCACGGGGACGCCGCGCCGGGGGAAAGCGAGGACAAAGCCACACAAAGACAAGAGATCAAGATGAAAGTCACGTTCAAGTCCAAAGAGCCCCCCAAGCCGCTCACCCACCAGCCCAGCCACCTGAAGCCGTTCTTCCCCCCGAAGAGAGCGGAGCGGTCCATCGCCGGCTTCACCAACCGCAGCCTCTTCCGCTTGGCGGACTTCCCGGGGGACCTCATGCTCATGAACCAGGACTTCTTCTCGCGGGGCATCCGCCCCAGCGACCTGGCCGATGCCAGCCCCCGCCCGGACCACGCGGGCGTCTGGAGAGAGCCCCCGGGCAAGCCGGCCTCTCACCagcattaaagttttatttatcccTCGGGGCACCGAGTGTCCGGTCCGCGTTGTTCTCCCAGCTCTGCCGGTCAAggagcctcccccctccccccgaccccgtGTTCTTGGGGGACCCATCTCCCGGGGGGTCCTCAGCGTAAGACCCACCTGCTAAGGCCTCCTGGTTTCAGGCCGCTCCTGGCTCTCggctcccgcctcctcccgggGCCTGGATCAGCTGAAACAAATCACCCCGGAAAGCAGTGGCTTAAAGCAGGGGTTGTCAATTCAGCTTGTCCTTCTGGGTCAGCCACTCAGGCTGGGCTCCGCCGGGCGGTCCTCCTGGTTTCTGCTGGGCCCGGGTCTGCAGTCAGCTCCTTAGGGGCCGACAGCCATCAGCTGGGGCTGATGGGAGTGCGGGGCCAGGTGGCCCCTCCAGCAGGCTAGCGGGCGTGCTCACAGGCGTGGCGGGATCCGGGAGAGTAAGTGGAAGTGTGCAAGGTCCCGTGAAGCCAAGACTGAACTGGCACGCACCACGGTGCCACAGCCTGGCAGTCAGAACAGGACCAAGGCCAGTCCCGGGGCAAGGGCGGCTCATGGGcttcatctccctctctctgtttctgtctctctagcctatttatttaaaaaaaaaaacaacaacatatttttattgatgtcagagatgaagagagaaatagaaacatcagtgatgagagagaatcatggatcggctgcctcctgcacgccccacaatggggatgagcccacaacctgggcacgtgccctgactgggaatcacactgtgacctcctggttcacaggtcgacactcaaccacggagccgtGCCGACcgtaatttattgatttgagagagagagagagagagagaggagagagagaagggagagggagggggaaggagagagagagaaagagaggaacatcgaccCACTGCTCCACCCAGTTATGCATTGATTGGTTAATTCCTGCACGTGCGCTGACCCTGAGGGACCGCAGACCCTGGTGGATCgggtgacgctccaaccaactgagctgcccgaCCAACGTGGACGTCACGTCTTTGTGGGAGAAGTTGCGGTCACACTGCCAAGGGGATGGACACAGGGAGGTGGGTCAGGGTCCCGGTCACCGCAGTGGCTCAGAGCCCTGGATCCAGGCCCGCCTCTGCCCAGAGGGGCCCCTTCTCCCCGAAATCACGAGAACTCCTTGCAGGGAGGTAGAAGGCGAAGCTGGGCGGCCCGGGTCAGCTTCAGAGGAAGCCGGGCGCTCTTGCTGGCGCCTGCTGCTCAGGACTCGTCGGgctgggtttgtgtgtgtggggggggacatGAGCATTCCCAAGGCAGGATGGGAAACCGGGGTTCTTCTCTCCCTCACCAGCAGCCCCGGGCTGGCTTCTCCCCCGTTTGGGGCAGATTCATTGCCTTTTTGGAAAGCGCCCTGGCCCTTGTttcctcccaggtcctggggccaCCTGTCCCTCCGTTCTTCCCTGGAGCCACGTGCAGGCCGGGCAGTGCCTTCACCGAGTGCCCCAGGCCCTCAGGACCCGGGAGGCCCCCCCcaagccccccacctcccagtcccAGTCTGGAGACCATGTTAGACCCAGAggaggcagagccctggccaggcagaggcTCCACCTCCaatcttttttgtgtttttttcagagTCTCCCGTGTTGCTGTGACTTGGCACTTTTACACTCAGAGGGGAGGTTTCATCCCTATGGGGGTCGGTCCTCTCGGCAAGTCCCAGGCACCCACATGGCTGCTCCCGGGGAAGAAGCTCCTTGGGGCAGGGAGAATCCTCGTGGACAACGTGTGGGCTAACAGTGCAGGCAGCTCTCCTTTCTCGGtgtctgatttctttttattttaattatatttttgaaattttgtcttttgggtttttgcc
Coding sequences:
- the C17H10orf120 gene encoding uncharacterized protein C10orf120 homolog, giving the protein MLREWEDGGPKAGQQRAKDLRAPERKALKNGVLSTGESVKDQDPLFCRGDRDSAAPVGTWTKFHTSDPSIAPGKYSPLEKEILRLGGVHTVASRRFLTHKQEEERKMLRELQLRSSDYKQVLEYRKQFSPACAACGLLEKIWTAKVTVSPEELRVPPRERLDICRHVERMQFARALRHHRPLPAIERARPPGGPPGDGPPAATGEGGVDGEAHGDAAPGESEDKATQRQEIKMKVTFKSKEPPKPLTHQPSHLKPFFPPKRAERSIAGFTNRSLFRLADFPGDLMLMNQDFFSRGIRPSDLADASPRPDHAGVWREPPGKPASHQH